AATATGAAGCCCAAGTAATGATTTTAGCGGCCTAGGAATTAAGACGACCCTGATCTCACAATAGGTAAATCAATCCAAAATAACTTAATCATGACGCAAAACATAAAAACACGGAAGACACCAATCAAGTCAATAACTACTCTTTTTATaaaactgtaaaaaaaaaatgcagaaaatcCATACAAAATCTTTAGAAACCTGGAATCACTAGTACACGTCTCCATGAATTCAAATACTACCTCCgtccattttatatgtcatccctttTTATAAATAGTTGATCTATAATATtcgtcatttcataaaatcaatgcataaatacAATATTCTTTACTTTTTACCCATGTGAGTTATTAGctttgaaaatatacatttgaccaacttagaaaagctaagtatatgattcatgttcattggttaaattaattaatcaaaataaattaattcatattcattgattgaaaacttgagtttcaaaaaaattaaataagggtagaaggataaagttacatcatttcttaatgcaattgcaaagtaaaaatgtgacatataaaatgggacgaaaAAAGTACAACTTAACAAGTCTCAAATTTGGACTTGACTTCttattcacacctttaaaacccaacattCGATTTAAATGTTTCACATCAATCCAAAAATTAACTATAACAACATCTTCAACATGATATAACTATAATTGGCTAACTTTGAATCCATAAGCACAGTAAAACCATTAACTAGCTAggattaggggtgtacaaaatcgaatcaaatcgTCAAtcgaaaaaaaacccgactagtggtttggttgacttggtttggtattgaaaaaaaaccccgattatatttgggttggtttggttttaactaaaaaaaatcaactcgagatcaaaccaacccgacattatatatataattttattttatacgtaaaaacattttctttgatataatttttaaatattactttttcatagtttttatcttttaatatattatttcaagtttgaaacttagaattttgaatgctccaataaagattatagtccatacatgttggtaattataataaagctcaaatcaaaatctaattaatactaatgctaaaagaaaatcaattcaacactaagaatgacaataatattgaatatttgttctttagttttacattggtttagacaattaaaatacataatctattttttaaaaaaaatatttagtgatgtaactaatacttattaaacttattttagcatgatttaatacttttaaattatgatcattttcattatgacttattattgacaatatttgtttatgcgatctcattatttttttgttggatattttagtatcattaatcatctcatattttgtattattttcttaaaaaacaccttagatagttgtattttggtaggactaaagaaatatttgaagtacaagttaattatatgtttgtatgaatactttataggaaaaatccaaaaaaaaactaaggttgaaaaacccgaattttattagtttggtttataaatttaaaaattcaacacaaataatttaatttgatatttgataaaCTCGAACCAATCCGGCCATGTACACCCTTAACTAGGATGTTCATGATAAGCCATAAGTCATGTAATACTATTAAATCAAGGAATTAATCCTAAACAAATCAAACAATAACATAAATTCATAACATGACACCGATGTCAGCATAAATgctctttattaatttatttttttgatgaattgaCCAAggtataacaaaaaaaaaggcaacAAATTCCATCGGTTATGATTTATGAACAAtaattttcctatttatttttgtgaGAAATTGAGAGAGTCTGTTGGATTAGTTAGAATGTGATGCAATTAATCTGACTTATATAGTGATCTAGGCTTTCGAAAAATATATTGCAACCATTTTTGCACAAAAATCAATGGGGACGTACGtcgattattttaaaaagaaaattttagtataacttagtaggcgtttggaAATGCGATATGAATCGCCATATGAAATCGTGATATGAAATCTgggtttggacatgcgatttcatgctgatttcatttcatgaaatcttaaattttccaaaaatcaccATTTGggaatttcaaatcatgatttgggatttttcaaatagaaaaattgacctataagtttatattttgtaaaaccaatccacatatatatttactaaccacttatttcatatgtaaataaaatttataattcatatcattacttttaaaaccatttataTCTCATATACTGATTATTCACACTATCataacatttattattatttcaaatcaatttctactttatcttttatattcaccaaattcattattttttatcaaatatatttatcaatcaAATTGATCAACAAATAACTTAAATTAGCATGTTCACGTAATTAACCAAAAATTCTGGAGaagttttgattaaaaaataaaagacagaGAGAGGGTACTTCTgctatttccaaaaaaataatattatatgacTGTGGGGCTAAAATTTTTGGCCGAAAATGGGTTAAAtagtcatttaaaaaaaaaaaaacaattatatgTGGCCAAATTTTCTTCTTAAGATAATAATCAACTTAGCCTAGTCCCATGTCTAGGGTGTACAAGTCAAATCGTAAAGTCAAACCGAATCGactaatcaaatcaaataaaaaaaaacgatttgtggtttaatttgattggtttggcggttgaaaaaaaacccgaccactcttggtttgatttggttataaaagaaaaaaagtcaaaccgaacccaaaccaaaccgatataatatatatatataaatatataaaatatttttatttatagataaaaaatagtataaattataagaaccacatattataagtagtAAATAACATcttatcccttctagttttctatttaccaaaaatcccttaaaaattatgtttgcgggatacatagcgatatgcacgggatacattaggtttgatacattccacatagcgggatacatagcgttgtgcacgggatacattaggtttgatacattccacatagcgggatacatagcgttgtgcacgggatacataggtaaataagggatttttgaaatttttgaaataagtagggataaatggatattaaggtaagtaaaggagtgtagttaagtcaTTTGTCCtaaaaagtattatttataacctgctttgttaatatatttttagttagtttatagtgttcaatgtttatataatttatttcaaatttgggcttggaaaatttataatatatatatatatatatatataaatttattttatttatatataaaaaatattatttataatttactttgttaatatatttttagttagtttatagttttcaatgtttatatattttatttcaaatttgggcttgtaaaatttgtaaatgttttattttgtatttagatccgaagttacaattatattattatagtttttcaaattcaaagttaacaatttactttgtaaatattttgttttgtattcagtttgcATGTAGCTTTTAATCTTATTGATTTAACATAATGAACGTTGATatttcacaaaaaatattttgtactcatgtgaattttacccttttttcgaaaatttctattcatttaacatttttgAAGTTTAGCTTAGCACACAtgtaagtgaaaatatatttgatctctttttcaaacaccGTATAGTTGCAAAAAATCGAAAAACCAAAACCGAAAAAACCGActttatgtggtttgatttgatttttagatttaataaaccgacataattgatttaattttttttttatgaaaaaccaaaccaaaccgacctaTGTACACCTCTTTCATGCCCAATTCTAACTGAAGTAAATTTAGATGGGATCGAATTGATCGGGTCTTAATTCGATTattatcttaattaattataatctattcaaaattgattttattcttATGCACGACCCTAGTGAATAAGAATTATTAGATGTAGAATGAAGTTAACCTCAAAGCAACTCATCAAACTCAATTGCCTTCTTTCAAACTTCACTCATTCCCACCAATTCTCCGATGTTCTCTCtctcttcaaccaaattcactCTTCCCTTCATCTCCGACCAGATCATTACACCCTTTCAACCACTCTCACCGCATGTGCCAACATTGTAAACACTAGCTTCGGCAATCAGCTCCACGGTTTCGCCATTAAAACAGACCTTAAACAATACCCACATGTATCAAATTCTCTCCTTTCATTCTACGCCAAATCTAAAGATTTGGGTTCTGTTAAAAGGGTctttaaagaaattgaaacCCCAGATGTTTATTCTTGGACTACTCTGTTGTCTGCTTCTACTAAGTTGGGAGAAGTTGGGTATGCTTGTAaggtgtttgatgaaatgccACAGAGGAATTTGGCTGTTTGGAATGCAATGATTACTGGGTGTGCTGAAAGTGGGTATCACGGGATTGCTTTGAATTTGTTTCAAAGAATGCATTTTTTGGGTGTTAGATATGATAATTATGCTTTTGCTAGTGTTTTAAGTTTGTGTGATATGGAGTTATTGGATTTCGGAAGACAAGTGCATTCGATGGTCATCAAGACGGGTTTTTTGGTAAGAGCTTCAGTGATTAATGCTTTGGTTACCATGTATTTTAACtgtaataatgattttgatgcTTTTGGAGTATTTGAAGAAGCTGAGGATGAAGTGCTTGATCCTGTAACTTATAATGCAATGATAGCTGGTTTAGTGAGTATGGAAAGAGCTGAGGAGGCATTAGTAATGTTCAAGGATATGCGTAAGTTTTCTTTGAGACCTACTGAGTTCACTTTTGTGAGTATAATGagttcatgttcatgtattaGAATTGCTTCTCAACTGCATGCTCAAGTTGCTAGAATAGGTTTAGAAAACTATACGTCTATCGCTAATGCAACAATAACCATGTATGCTAGTTGCGGGAACTTGAATGCAgcctttttagtttttgaaagACTGAAGGTGAAGGATAGCGTGTCGTGGAATGCCATGATTACAAGCTATGCCCAAAATTGTTTGGACAGTGCAGCAATTTCTGCATACATTCAGATGCAGAAGGAAGGGTTAGAGCCAGACGAGTTTACGATAGGAAGCATACTCGCAAGCTCAGAGTCTCTAGTAATTGTTGAAATAATTTTGGGTGTTGTTTTGAAGAAGGCTCTTATCTTGAAGACTGAAGTATCTAATGCGCTGCTCTCTGCCTTTTGTAAGCATGGTGAAATGAAGCAAGCTTATCAAGTTTTTCATGACATGTTCCCTAGAAACATGATCTCTTGGAATACATTGATTTCTGGTTGTCATCTCAACGGACTACCCATGGGGTGCTTGCACCTCTTCTCTGAGATTGTGAGTGAACGTTTGATGCCTAATCCTTTTACTCTAAGCATCATTTTGAGTGTTTGTGCCAGCATTTCAGCTCTACAACAAGGGAAGGAGATTCATACTTACATTCTCAAATCTGGATTCATTTCAGAAATATCTTTAGGAAATGCCCTCATCACATTGTATGCAAAATGTGGACTGTTGCATTGGTCTCTAAAGGTGTTCCAGATAATGACACAAAAAGACATAGTTTCTTGGAATTCAATTATTACTGCATATGCACAGCATGGGAAAGGCAAGGAAGCTGTACATTGCTTTGAGATGATGCAAGAATTAGGTGGGGTCAAACCAGATAACACGACCTTTAATGCAGTTCTATCAGCTTGCAGCCATTCAGGCTTAATCGATAAAGGCATTGAAGTTTTTACCTCCATGGTTCATACCTACGGTATAGAACCTACAGCAGACCACTTCTCTTGCATTGTTGATCTTCTAGGCCGGGCTGGATATCTTGATGAGGCAGAAAAACTGGTAAAAGATAGGCATGTTGATGTAGATTCCACTGTTTGGTGGACATTATTCAGTTCATGTGCTGCTTATGGCAACGTTAGACTAGGCAGAATTGCTGCGGGATTTCTGCTTGAGACTGAGAAGAATAACCCCACGGTGTATGTGCTTTTATCCAATATTTATGCTAGTGCAGAGAACTGGGAGGACTCTGCTAATGTGAGGAAACTGATGAATAAATGTGGAGTGTTAAAGCAACCAGGAAGCAGTTGGATAGGGACCTAACACTCATTTCGTTAATGCTGGATATCTTGACATGATTGGTTTCGAAGTTCAACCTTACTTATCAAACGGAGATTGTTCATGGTGGAGGAAAGGTACTATGTCTTTAAGATTTAGACTAGCAATGTAAATGGAACATTGGAACTTTCTGATCCATTCCTGCAGGACTTAGGGTAACAGGTAGTCTTAGTCCTACATTTTCCACTTCAGCTCTGTCCAGGCATGCTATGTTCCTCGCAAGTGCCAATGACTCCCTAGTCCACTTCACCAGCGAGCTCTTTCCTCTGCATCCTTCCCCTTCCTTCTGCTCATGTTGTAAATTCTTTGATGATGACTCATTGGTGAATAGCTTATTGGctgaaaatgttttcttggacgAATTTTAAGGAAATTTTTGCACTGTGGTTAGCACTCAATGAATCTACTTGAACTGGGCAATTGCATGATGCGATTGCCATACCAAAGGACAATTGATCCATCAAGAAGGTATGTGTTCAGAATAACGAATAACCATTTTTCAAGTACAGATATCTTTGACAACTGTTGTGTTTCCGATTGAGCTTGTATTGGTCCCTACTGGATCAGAGGGCACCGTCCTTTCAAGGGTCTTTGTGCTGCCTGTGTTGTTAGTTCTCTTATGGCACTTTGAACAAGTCAATAACCGTTGAGGTTGGACTTGTCTCTTTGAAGATTATAGGGACCAGAGCCGAGGCCTATTTGTCTCACCTGCTTCAGGGCTTAACATTTGCCAGAAAAACACCATTTATTTGCAACCACTGAAAGGGACTTGAAAAAGAGAATCCTTGTTGGTTGCCCTGTTGTATCATTAGTATAATTACGTCTGAATATTTTCTGAATTCTCTTGTAATTTATAGTCTATAGCAAATTTAGAACACTTTTGGAGGAATAATTGTAGGTAGTGCTTCTGTAGAACGGTGAAACTGAATTACGCAAGAGTTCATGTGTATCAACTTCAAGTTAAACAAATTTTCACTAGTGGCTTAATCAGCTCANCGGGAACTCGCCGGAAACTGCCTGAAAATCGCCGGAACCCTAATTCCGGTGATCGGATCTAGAGAAAACTGAATGGAATCTGGTCGGAAATACTGGGCGACCTCAACAGAAGAAAACAGCTAAAAAAATGATGACCGGAGCAGCAGTCACGCGCCGGCGCGTGAACAGATCTCGCCGGAAAGTTTCCACCTCCGACCGGCGCGTGGGGGCGCGTGGAGGGTTGTTTTTCGGTGGATCTGATTGGGGTCTGGTCGCCTGAGCTTCCCGAGCCTCGTGATGGTGTTGCCTTTCGCACAACACCTTCGGAATGAAAGATGACACAAATCAGTCCCAATTGTCGTCGCCGGAATTTGACACGATGACTTAAAATTTCTCaccaatgctctgataccatgtgaaaaATATATGGGGaagatattattgaattgtgtgtttaaattgttacattgagaccctatttatagacaatacaTTGAAATCCTTTTCtaactaggattcctattcctgttcttcttcctattctaagtaggagtatatgtacatatttctattctaacatggtccaagttttgtttttcttacaTTGGTATTGTTTAGCAGAGTAACCCCATTAATGCAGCTTATTTCTCCATTCTCTTGATGCTCAATATTGTGGTGAGTGCTGGGACATCTCTCTAATTGACTTAATTTACTTTTTGACTTTATATGACAAGCTTATTGatgtttttttgttataatgGAAACACCGACTTGGCAAATAAAGATACTTGTTCATTCATGTGATATATAAAGTGGTACTTTGcatgtggggaacacatatttGGTGTTTAATATGTAAATAGTCAAATGGTTCTGAAGAAGCTACATATTAGTACTCTTAATGCATCCAACTTCTACTGATTGACAATTTTCTATTCAGAACTAATAAaagtattattaataataatctaCTTATATTTActtgtataatttttatttaatctacCTGTAAAGTAATATTCTTGCTAGATACTTACGTGAGATGTTAGTCCACCTCACTACTAAATGAGAGAATGTTGTTAAAGCTTAGTTGTTGACTAACTCACTCTAAGGTGTTTGTTAGAAGTTTGGATTCCTTATTTATCGCTTGCCTTAAGGTTGGGATGAGTTTAATATTCCTGCACCAGAAATCAAACTTCagaattttttggttttttacaAGGTTTAGTAAAATTGCACTTAGTATTCTTGGCTGATTGCTTTTGATGCTCTAGACTTGAGCAATGACCAAAAGTGTGATAGACTTAATTTACAGTTACATTTTAATGATACTCGAGTTGATCTGTCAGTGTTCCGATACTCTTTGACTTCAGCGTTTTTTTAAACGATGCCTCATTGCTCCTTGTTCAATGTGATGCATGTAGCCAGAGTATCTTAACACTAAATTGGTTCATATTACAATCAAATTGCCCCCAGGGCTTAGTTCAAGTGGCAAAGGTAGAGGGACTTGTGACGTAGGTCACATGTTTAAGCCCTGTGCCATACGAATGAAGCTTGGATTTAAATGGAGAAGGTTAGAGAGGTGGAGCCATTACCACTGAGTTTCGGAGGCTGCAGTTGGCCCATCAGAGTAAGATGATTCACCTAATCCTccagaataaaaaaaaaagtagtgtgtgtggggggggNNNNNNNNNNNNNGGGGGGGGGGGAGTAGGGAGcagaaagaagaatgaaaatgaTAACGTGTTCGACAATGGAATTGCAATTGCAAAATGGAGATCCTTTCTTTTGCACAGGGTAATGGAGATGGAAGCAGTCATTCTTGCTTGAAACTGGTGATATTGTTTCTGGTAAAGGAAAAACTCTACCTACCTGGAAAAAGAAGAGGTCAGAACAAAAGTTTCTACCTTTTCCTATTTCTCTACTTGTGTATCTTTTAGTTTTGAGTAAAGAAATTTTTCTTCTAAGAACTGCAATAGTAGATAAATATTCTGGAAGTTCTAGTGCTAGCTTTCATAATGTTTGCCTGTCTTTAAGTGTTTCTTACTTTATCCTACGCCTTAATCCCTAAATGTAATGTTATCTTTTAGTATTGAGTAAAGAAATTTTGCTTCTAAGAACTGCAATAGTAGATAAATATTCTGGAAGTTCTAGTGCTAACTTTCATAATATTTGCCTGTCTTTAAGTGTTCCTTACTTTATCCTACACCTTGATCCCTAAATGTGGTGTCTTTCTCTCATTATCGCTATGTACTTGTCCAATACAGTTGTTTATCATCAACTCTGCATTTTCCAAGTTAATTTGCCTTTAGATATGAGAAATCGTCCTGCTCTTACAGATTCTTGGAAGTCTAATCGTGGCCTACAATATCTTATTAACCTGTCTTCAAGGAGCTATGTTGTAATTAGTAAAATTGTTTACTGGATATTTAGAAGAAATGCAGATATCCATGTTCTATTACTGGACTTTAAGGTCtaaattatttgttaaaatatcACAATGGATGCTTAATAGTTTACTTTTCGAATACAATGTGAAATTCTTGACGATATGAAATACCCATGAGCCAAATGATGTAGCTTGGAAACGAAAAGAAGCAAGTTTTGTTAGTAACTTTGTCTATTGCATCTTAGAGATACAGGGAAAGCCATGGATTACGCTATCTACTACTTTCTACATGATTATACTACATCTTTCTCGATAATACCAACTGTATGCAATTTCCCAGTCAAGATGGTATAGGTTGCTATAGCATATGACTCTGTCTAATGTCTTACCTTGTATAAATGTGAACCTCTTGATTTTTAGGTGGATAAAGGGAAAAGTTCCACTTTTTTATGTGTGAAAGGATTTTTGGAGAAATTGATGAGAAAATTCATGGATCAGGAAGCTTCTTGTCAGAGTTTCTTGATGGCCTGAGAGTATGAAACAAACCCTGTTGTGGTTCTTTATACTTCCTTTTCATAATCTTCTGTATTTTCTTTCCTCTAATTGTACGCATGAATTTCACTGTCTGGGAGGGGGGCCGGGGGGCGAGTTTGGTATGTATCTCATGTACCGTTTGTTCTAGTTAGACCGGCATAGTTATAGTTTGGCTATTTTTAGCTATCCACCCACCGCTGTTCTTCTCCTTTATCTAGCTTGGAAATTGACTAAAAGAAGTGCCTGCCTTTAGCCTTGCAAAAATGTTATACTATAATGAAACATGTTACCTCATGAAAGACTGGCAAAACCCAGATAGATACGAACAAGTCTCACAATAGCTAGCtagggaaaaagaagaaaaagtccCATTATAGCATTTACTTCAAAACATCCTCCGcatcttttttcctttaatctAATATCCAAAAAGCTGTTGTTGAACCATTGAAATAGCCTACTAGGAACCAAATACAATATGTTGAGTTCCACATCGGCGGGTATGAGAAAAATTGGTCTCTTTATATGGTCTTGTACAATCCTCACCTCATGAGGTAATTTCTGGAGTTGAGTTAGGTTCAAGATCCATATCTTATGGTATCACAGCCAGGTCCATCCCATCCCAGTTTATTGTTTACTTGATGTTGGGCTCCCATCTTACATTGTCCATGCTCTATATGTTCAGTCTGCAAGGGGTGTTGAGTCCCACATAGGTGGGTATGAGGAAAATTGGCATCTTTATATGGTCTTGGATAATCTCACCCTATAAGCtagttttggggttgagttagactCAAGGTGTATATCTTTATTATCACAACAGAAGAAGATGAAATGAGGTTTCAAATATTCTGCATAAAATTTTATCTGTCCTCTATTGAGATAAAACTTAGCTTCCATCTCCAACTAGGTAGCAGGGACTTGGACATGAATATGACATTTGCATGAACAACATGCCTACCTGATATATTGGTAAAATGTAGTTTTCACTTATCCCATCAAAGGCTATTATTAATGGAAATGAGGTTTCTTGGGCTaccaaaatattgaaaacaaatcCGTACCCAGAACTTTTAGAAATCTGGGCACTGTTCGAATCTTTGTTGATAATGGGCCTGCCCCTCTGCCCTTTTCCTGTTAAATATCAGAGTTTTGTGTGTGGCAGGATTCGTACCTGTGAAGTGTGCCTAACCACACATCATCTGTTACACCTATACCACTAGACCAGAGCCATGTAAATCCTTCCCCAAAACATGAAGCTTAATCATTCTTGAAGGTCAGCTCAACTTGTTCAGCTTTTTGGTTCAATCTCATTTTCTCATGCTCAAGATTTTTTCGTTGTATGTCAAGTTACCATTTTCCCAAGAACTAACTCTAGAAACCGTAAAGACTTGTCGGATCTTTTATTAGTAGAGTAAGAAAGTACTGAGTCGGTTATGTCATTCGAAACCTATAGTTTTTGGCTCTCTTTCCTAAGTATTTGGTTCAACACGAGCACTTCcatattcttttcttattgtCATTAAGGTACCCTGTCTATCTTTTACCTCTATACTGTGGATCCAAACAAGTTCCTATCCAACATACTCAGTTCCTGTGAAAGTACAGGACACAATGTAGCAAGAACATGGATGGTTTTGTAGTGATTTATATAGCACTAACGAGCAAGAAACTAAATATGTTGTTAGAATCAGCAGCTTTTGTGCAGCTTAGTTGCTTGTTTCTTGCTTTAGGAAAATTGCTCATTCGATAAGCATTTTCAATAAAGCTTGCACTAGACTCTCACCTTTTTTTGCTTAGTCATATATAGTGAATCTTATTGGTATGGGTTTG
The DNA window shown above is from Solanum stenotomum isolate F172 chromosome 6, ASM1918654v1, whole genome shotgun sequence and carries:
- the LOC125869198 gene encoding pentatricopeptide repeat-containing protein At3g49740 — protein: MKLTSKQLIKLNCLLSNFTHSHQFSDVLSLFNQIHSSLHLRPDHYTLSTTLTACANIVNTSFGNQLHGFAIKTDLKQYPHVSNSLLSFYAKSKDLGSVKRVFKEIETPDVYSWTTLLSASTKLGEVGYACKVFDEMPQRNLAVWNAMITGCAESGYHGIALNLFQRMHFLGVRYDNYAFASVLSLCDMELLDFGRQVHSMVIKTGFLVRASVINALVTMYFNCNNDFDAFGVFEEAEDEVLDPVTYNAMIAGLVSMERAEEALVMFKDMRKFSLRPTEFTFVSIMSSCSCIRIASQLHAQVARIGLENYTSIANATITMYASCGNLNAAFLVFERLKVKDSVSWNAMITSYAQNCLDSAAISAYIQMQKEGLEPDEFTIGSILASSESLVIVEIILGVVLKKALILKTEVSNALLSAFCKHGEMKQAYQVFHDMFPRNMISWNTLISGCHLNGLPMGCLHLFSEIVSERLMPNPFTLSIILSVCASISALQQGKEIHTYILKSGFISEISLGNALITLYAKCGLLHWSLKVFQIMTQKDIVSWNSIITAYAQHGKGKEAVHCFEMMQELGGVKPDNTTFNAVLSACSHSGLIDKGIEVFTSMVHTYGIEPTADHFSCIVDLLGRAGYLDEAEKLVKDRHVDVDSTVWWTLFSSCAAYGNVRLGRIAAGFLLETEKNNPTVYVLLSNIYASAENWEDSANVRKLMNKCGVLKQPGSSWIGT